Proteins encoded by one window of Bactrocera oleae isolate idBacOlea1 chromosome 4, idBacOlea1, whole genome shotgun sequence:
- the LOC106614135 gene encoding uncharacterized protein, producing the protein MAFVVENRKFIDNVVRHAKNTLNVSGEQLFASNVDVAVEYGYNRNITEEFSRATFLGILKEDLIQLTATERISFTTVMSLLLIISLCGNICSLHANMRRQIRPFFRACLISLAFSDLINTTFLTAAYLSQISQEFVQVWILGRGMCHVVPFITNAAILVSSITLVGIAMDRYFAVMRAVISFWNPGVIFCVLSMLSLWVAAIGASWPVFRVYELYPVKILTRQIIPIPDNTTIASVDSATVTTATTTAESGTAMSTLYETAAEAVTTKAWKQQTANNNQSYALLITTELVMMCISNQSSIAMYYFAIFAIIFVPTIIAFIWINSVIAKQLWKRRHTVATVSKTQRKSWWRHLSCRCLSKFEDVEQNLKEQPVDASEQPRSCANISSGVGTSTMDTCIKIPQPIQSSVTSIEQFILPRNAASSASTTKYSNSNERATRHIRMFSVIITLITGFLFLRSPTWIFLLLRISGIYTGQRPIVLHYCFGILNITNSMLNPFFYTFLTETIKCAHIIKATIGCGFCSFRLRQQSKQHVATSPTAGSVALGMDGCTNLKAPTCTCCGSFGVSKMAALARTLCCKPSARKSSGITNLRIQSLVDKPNGDNESLGNERDEGVDCSDANCNSNGEGDTVNAAQ; encoded by the exons ATGGCATTCGTAGTTGAAAATCGTAAATTCATTGACAACGTCGTACGTCACGCCAAAAATACGCTCAATGTAAGCGGAGAGCAGTTATTTGCTAGTAATGTAGATGTGGCTGTGGAGTATGGCTACAACAGAAATATCACTGAAGAGTTTAGCAGGGCGACATTTCTCGGCATATTAAAGGAGGATCTGATCCAGCTAACTGCCACCGAGCGTATTTCATTCACAACCGTTATGTCGTTGTTGCTGATTATATCGTTATGTGGCAACATCTGCTCGTTGCATGCAAACATGCGACGTCAAATTCGTCCGTTTTTTCGTGCTTGCCTCATATCGTTGGCGTTTAGCGATTTGATTAACACTACCTTTCTCACAGCGGCCTATTTGAGTCAAATATCACAGGAATTTGTGCAAGTTTGG ATTCTCGGTCGCGGCATGTGTCATGTGGTGCCATTCATCACCAATGCTGCGATTTTGGTGAGCTCCATAACGCTTGTCGGCATAGCAATGGATCGTTATTTTGCCGTCATGCGTGCGGTAATTAGTTTTTGGAATCCGGGTGTCATTTTCTGTGTGCTCAGCATGCTCAGCCTATGGGTAGCGGCCATTGGCGCATCGTGGCCAGTGTTTCGCGTCTATGAATTATACCCCGTTAAGATACTAACGAGGCAAATTATTCCTATACCCGACAACACTACAATTGCCAGTGTCGACTCAGCTActgtaacaacagcaacaacaacagcagaatcTGGAACAGCCATGTCAACGTTATATGAAACCGCTGCCGAAGCAGTTACAACCAAAGCTTGGAAACAACAGACCGCCAACAACAATCAGTCTTACGCGCTGCTGATAACGACTGAGCTGGTGATGATGTGCATATCCAATCAG TCATCTATTGCCATGTACTACTTCGCAATATTCGCCATCATTTTCGTGCCCACAATAATTGCTTTTATATGGATTAACTCAGTGATTGCCAAGCAATTGTGGAAACGTCGTCATACCGTTGCTACTGTCAGCAAGACGCAGCGTAAAAGTTGGTGGCGGCACCTCTCCTGCAGGTGCTTGAGTAAATTTGAAGACGTTGAGCAGAACTTAAAGGAGCAACCAGTCGACGCAAGCGAACAACCACGCAGTTGCGCTAATATTTCAAGTGGAGTTGGCACTAGCACGATGGATACTTGCATCAAAATACCACAACCAATTCAGTCGAGCGTAACCAGCATTGAACAGTTCATTTTGCCAAGGAACGCTGCAAGTTCTGCATCTACAACTAAGTACAGCAATAGCAATGAACGTGCAACACGTCATATACGCATGTTTAGCGTAATCATTACGTTAATTACCGGGTTTCTCTTTTTGCGTTCGCCCACCTGGATTTTTCTGCTACTGCGCATAAGTGGCATCTATACGGGTCAACGTCCAATAGTTTTGCATTACTGTTTCGGCATTCTCAATATAACCAATTCCATGCTGAATCCCTTCTTTTACACCTTTCTAACGGAGACAATAAAATGTGCGCACATTATTAAGGCGACTATCGGCTGCGGCTTTTGCAGTTTTCGATTGCGGCAGCAAAGCAAACAGCATGTCGCTACGTCTCCAACGGCCGGCTCTGTGGCTTTGGGAATGGATGGTTGTACAAATTTGAAGGCGCCGACTTGCACGTGTTGTGGTAGCTTCGGTGTAAGTAAAATGGCCGCACTTGCTCGAACTTTGTGTTGCAAGCCTTCTGCGCGCAAAAGTAGCGGTATTACCAATCTAAGAATTCAATCGTTAGTTGATAAACCGAACGGCGACAACGAGTCACTTGGCAACGAGCGGGATGAAGGTGTCGATTGTAGCGATGCTAACTGTAATAGCAATGGCGAGGGTGACACCGTGAATGCGGCTCAATAA